The DNA sequence TTTGCTCCGACCGTCGTGGTCATCAACGACAAGCTGTATCTCGCCACCAGCGAGGATACCCCGCATATCTGGGTGACCGACGATCCAATGAGCGGAAAATGGCGCGTGGCGGCAGACATCAGCCCCGGCTATCAGGACCCTGCCCTATTTCTGGACGATGATGGACGGCTCTATCTTTACCACGGCTTGGCATCCAAGGGGCCGCTCCATGCTGAGGAGCTTGATCCCAAGACGTTTCAGCCGATCGCGAAGGTGGACATCCCCCAGTCGCGCAATCCGGACGAACGGGGCTGGGAAGTTCCCGGTGACAGGAACGAGAAGTTTAAAGGCATGACCTTCGTCGAGGGCGCCTGGATGACGAAGCGCAAGGGGCGCTACTATCTTGAATATTCAGCCCCTGGCACGGAGTTCAAGACTTATGCCAACGGGATGCTGGTGTCGGAAAAGCCGTTAGGGCCGTTCGTCTATCAGGATTATAGTCCGTTCGCGTTCAAGCCGACCGGCTTCATTACAGGAGCAGGCCATGGATCGACCTTCCAGGGGAAGGATGGGCAGTGGTGGCATGCGGGAACGATGACGATTTCCCAACGACATATTTTCGAGCGGCGTTTGGGGCTGTTTCCGACGAGCTTCTCGCGATCGGGTGAAGTTATCGCAGACACCTATCTGGCCGATTACCCGCGCTACATCGGGGGGAGCCGCAAACTTACGGGATGGATGCTGCTCTCGCGGCTGAAAAGCGTAAGCGCCTCTTCGACGCTGGACGGATATTCTGCGAAAGACGCGGTCGATGAGGATGTGCGGAGTTGGTGGTCAGCCAAGACCGGCGGGGCAGGCGAATGGTTTCAGGTAGATCTCGGCGCGCCCAAGCGGATCGAGGCGGTGCAGATCAACTTCGCCGATCAGGACGCCAAAGCGCTGGGGGTCAGTGCGGACGTCTATAATTATATCCTCGAACTCTCACTGGATGGCCGGACATGGAAGGCCGCAGTCGATCGCTCGCAAAACGGCGTCGATGCTCCCCATGACTATGAGGTCCTCCCCAAGCCAGAGCGCGCTCGCTTTGTCCGTTTGCGCAACATCCATTCGCCTGATGGGGGGAAATTTTCGCTCTCGGATCTGCGGGTCTTCGGCAATGGTGGAGGCGTAAAGCCCGCCAAGGTGCGCCGCGCGTCTCTTCGCCGGGACGGCGATGACGGGCGCAGCGCAGTGATCAACTGGGCACCGGCAAAGGGGGCCGAATTCTACGTCGTGCGGCTTGGGGTCCGCCCCGACCTGCTGAACCAGAATTACCAGGTTTATGATGGAAAGACGTCGATCACCGTAGCGAGCCTCAACATTGGGAAAGGCTACTGCGTCACGATCGATGCGGTGAACGAAAATGGCATCACCCGCGGGGGGAGGCCTGCCTGTTCACGATGAGCGGGCGTTCACACGCTCAAAATTCCCAATGTTACAGAAAAACAGGATAAAAGACCGATGGATGAGATGCCTGTCTGGACACGCCGCCAGTTCACAGCCCTGAGTGGAGCGGT is a window from the Sphingobium sp. Cam5-1 genome containing:
- a CDS encoding family 43 glycosylhydrolase yields the protein MHPLQAAGADRFATYANPVDLPYRYQAPSPFRPLQPRPKESFREAADPTIVLFKGRYWLFASHSSGYWHSTDLLRWQFVQPTGYAVDKFAPTVVVINDKLYLATSEDTPHIWVTDDPMSGKWRVAADISPGYQDPALFLDDDGRLYLYHGLASKGPLHAEELDPKTFQPIAKVDIPQSRNPDERGWEVPGDRNEKFKGMTFVEGAWMTKRKGRYYLEYSAPGTEFKTYANGMLVSEKPLGPFVYQDYSPFAFKPTGFITGAGHGSTFQGKDGQWWHAGTMTISQRHIFERRLGLFPTSFSRSGEVIADTYLADYPRYIGGSRKLTGWMLLSRLKSVSASSTLDGYSAKDAVDEDVRSWWSAKTGGAGEWFQVDLGAPKRIEAVQINFADQDAKALGVSADVYNYILELSLDGRTWKAAVDRSQNGVDAPHDYEVLPKPERARFVRLRNIHSPDGGKFSLSDLRVFGNGGGVKPAKVRRASLRRDGDDGRSAVINWAPAKGAEFYVVRLGVRPDLLNQNYQVYDGKTSITVASLNIGKGYCVTIDAVNENGITRGGRPACSR